Proteins found in one Vespula pensylvanica isolate Volc-1 chromosome 10, ASM1446617v1, whole genome shotgun sequence genomic segment:
- the LOC122632490 gene encoding F-actin-uncapping protein LRRC16A isoform X6: MSTRSQLTKDLNESVKALLGKHVKILLKNVVKLETKPDKQENRVLVFSPCRLFLLTAKVPTRIDCHFHYLEIVSIESKRANQLCLTVGERFYNFTTTSVGADTTEVDAMIEALHTAIRNIFPTVPLNYIIRKIEVIPASRLQTIRGSELARSTEATRHTGPCGGFSTQYACMCDLHGVPYREEVAWDVDTIYLSHDTRELNLRDFDHLDQKDLVPIISALEYNTWFTKLRASHLKLSHEPLERLLHVMRRSLSIQELYLDNLGVKWDFAHKLSLALISNANTMLQTIDLSYNMIEDKGASSLCGIIAKLMQGATHLSGPIGKLPKGLQKLNLAHCGLTGKGIGQIAHALSLNRSMPTSLQYLNLSENTLKDDINNLCNFLAQPNSLTHLDLSGTDTTLECLFGALLRGCATNLVHLNVARNSFSSKKTKEIPPSFKQFFTATLSLKYLNISFCKLPLEALKHLLLGLACNESTVGLELDMSGNNLGSMGAHVLESCIHGVRCIASLDISDSNMDVDLAQVITAIGKNKSIKQLYMGRNTTGMKSKHIAVVMDALVQMLQEDDCVLQALHLPDSRLKSDLYNLINALGSNTCLHTLDISGNQIGDPGARLLAKALQINNHLRTIIYDKNNITLQGYADIVHALEKNCSVRHMPFPIFDLQPCMKTSAEKTEQLAKKIQDLLQRNVTPCKYSHGQAFRLQQGFLLSSTQQMVDRLVVQTQDTIKAIAAESCDANNDINYATGLIQDADNSKQLLPRLHEVLQRRDENNPIELKLHDMANELHKVVTMYLEDSLDAMLKCANEQCPTILSQTVIRGDESEPIAVEDDVRNICKEKNHISAEFIHTTITEQAGADIINRVNELNLAVAAHVSDRTTDEVIESLSRSYKTLIGDCDSRTRSSTPDVLRPSAGSMSSGSVIGVTSATGVSMTLHGGRTSLISEVECPPETYSLENSLSHCSSEQSPMKLDYLNLATPHLSNKRKSLHGRKLRPKSVVDSVEGLSADDIPDLLPSLPKSQAEAISETEHSLTESLDSVSELPNTVGQQLQHLVKSRPRRTKTRAPTRPMLRPDQPVDGLALGEGLDVFFRPTTPTTPLISPTSDDSSLHTFPTDGSPNLSLASHKSIPPDLDKKHGCNSPMLKTLLEPTPRSRSSDNLEKFSPLVGRRSQGDSPLTASPLARRNTTDNAQGHERVMSRCDSNKDTYNNSIMSTSVDSSKRNTLPNIGSIPTSRNSRESEDCGKILQLQNNTNSSSDKERSSAQAMSSVKLRSTGFDLRSPTNGSNTKNSSESSKSPILKSVVKGNNSSSDGKNNGALLKNKPIPPATAPKPRPWSMAADRKSGEFSLLSDGSSPNTSAGNTPDSGDALDESTDSGVSGPASLPPTLSASSTASSLSNTSVEKRSVRELAASLNKGKADKKENALK; this comes from the exons CAATTCGCAATATCTTTCCTACAGTACcattaaa ttatattataagaaagatagaagtaaTCCCAGCAAGCAGATTACAAACCATAAGAGGTAGTGAATTAGCCAGGAGCACAGAAGCAACAAGACACACTGGGCCTTGTGGTGGGTTTTCCACTcagtatgcatgtatgtgtgatTTACATGGTGTACCATATAGAGAAGAAGTTGCCTGG GATGTAGACACAATATACTTATCCCATGATACCAGAGAACTTAATTTAAGGGATTTTGACCATTTAGATCAAAAAGATTTGGTACCAATAATATCAGCCTTGGAATATAATACATGGTTTACAAAATTGAGAGCATCTCATCTTAAATTAAGCCATGAACCACTCGAAAGATTATTGCATGTTATGCGTAGGTCACTATCCATTCAAGAACTCTATCTGGATAATCTCGGAGTTAAATG GGATTTTGCACACAAATTGTCATTAGCCTTAATTTCTAATGCTAATACAATGTTACAGACAATAGATCTGTCATATAATATGATCGAGGACAAAG gaGCATCTAGCTTGTGTGGGATAATTGCCAAGTTAATGCAAG gaGCTACACATTTAAGTGGCCCTATTGGAAAATTACCAAAGGGATTACAAAAATTGAATTTGGCTCATTGTGGATTAACTGGAAAAGGCATTGGTCAAATAGCACATGCATTAAGTTTAAATAGGAGTATGCCAACTAGTCTGCAATACTTAAATCTTTCAGAAAATACTTTGAAAGATGATATTAAT aATTTATGTAACTTTCTGGCACAGCCTAATAGTTTAACACATTTAGATCTTAGCGGTACAGATACTACCTTAGAATGt ctatTTGGTGCTTTATTGCGAGGTTGTGCAACTAATCTAGTCCATCTAAATGTTGCTCGCAATTCTTTTTCAAGTAAAAAGACCAAAGAAATACCTCCCAGTTTTAAGCAATTTTTTACAGCAACACTTTCATTAAAGTACTTAAACATCTCTTTCTGTAAATTACCTCTGGAGGCATTAAAACATTTGTTACTTGGTTTGGCATGTAATGAAAGTACAGTAGGTTTAGAACTTGATATGAGTGGAAATAATTTAGGTTCTATGGGTGCTCATGTTTTGGAATCGTGTATACATGGGGTGAGATGCATAGCATCATTGGATATTTCGGACAGCA aTATGGATGTTGACTTAGCGCAAGTAATAACAGCTATAGGTAAAAACAAGTctattaaacaattatatatggGTCGAAATACGACTGGTATGAAAAGCAAACACATTGCTGTTGTAATGGATGCTTTGGTTCAAATGCTGCAAGAGGATGATTGCGTTTTACAAGCATTACACTTACCTGATTCTCGTCTTAAATCTGATCTCTATAATTTGATTAATGCTTTGGGAAGTAATACGTGTCTTCATACGTTAGACATAAGTGGAAATCAGATTGGAGATCCTGGTGCAAGATTATTAGCCAAAGCATTGCAAATCAATAATCACTTAAGAACTAtcatttatgataaaaataatattacgcTTCAAGGTTATGCAGATATCGTGCATGCTTtggaaaa AAATTGTAGTGTGAGGCATATGCCATTTCCAATTTTTGATCTACAACCGTGTATGAAGACGTCTGCTGAAAAAACAGAACAATTAGCTAAAAAAATCCAAGACTTGCTGCAAAGAAATGTTACGCCATGTAAATACAGTCATGGACAAGCATTTAGACTTCAGCAAGGTTTTTTGTTAAGTTCTACACAACAGATGGTTGATAGGCTTGTTGTTCAAACTCAGGATACTATCAAAGCTATAGCTGCAGAAAGCTGTGATgcaaataatgatattaattatgctACTGGTCTGATACAGGATGCTGATAATTCTAAACAG CTCCTTCCAAGATTACATGAAGTACTCCAAagaagagatgaaaataatccaattgaattaaaattacatgATATGGCAAACGAACTTCACAAAGTTGTTACCATGTACTTagag gattcATTAGATGCAATGCTTAAATGTGCGAATGAACAATGTCCAACAATACTTTCACAAACTGTAATTAGAGGAGATGAAAGTGAACCTATTGCAGTGGAGGATGATGTTCGTAATATttgtaaggaaaaaaatcatataagtGCAGAATTTATTCATACAACTATTACAGAACAAGCTGGTgctgatattattaatagagtCAA tgAGTTAAATTTAGCGGTTGCTGCGCATGTATCTGATAGAACCACCGACGAAGTAATCGAATCTTTGTCGCGTAGTTACAAAACTTTG ATCGGAGATTGTGATAGTCGAACAAGAAGCAGTACTCCAGACGTATTAAGACCAAGTGCAGGTTCCATGAGTAGTGGAAGTGTTATTGGTGTTACAAGTGCAACTGGTGTTTCTATGACATTGCATGGTGGAAGGACTAGTCTTATTTCAGAAGTAGAGTGTCCTCCAGAAACATATTCCTTGGAAAATTCTCTTAGTCATTGTTCCAGTGAACAATCGCCAAtg AAATTGGATTATTTGAATCTT gCAACTCCGCACTTATCTAATAAACGGAAAAGTTTACATGGGAGAAAATTAAGACCAAAATCTGTGGTAGATTCTGTAGAAGGATTGTCAGCAGATGATATACCTGATTTACTTCCATCACTGCCAAAAAGTCAGGCAGAAG CTATTTCAGAAACTGAACATTCCTTAACAGAATCGTTAGATTCTGTCTCAGAATTACCTAATACTGTAGGTCAACAATTACAACATTTAGTTAAATCTAGGCCACGAAGAACAAAAACTAGAGCACCTACAAGACCAATGTTAAGACCAGATCAACCTGTAGATGGTTTAGCTCTTGGCGAGGGACTAGATGTATTTTTCCGGCCTACTACACCGACTACACCACTTATATCACCTACAAGTGATGATag TTCTTTACATACGTTTCCAACGGATGGGAGTCCAAATTTATCTCTGGCGAGTCATAAAAGTATACCACCTGATCTAGATAAAAAGCATGGATGTAACTCACCGATGTTGAAAACGTTACTTGAACCAACACCACGTTCAAGGTCTAGCGATAacttagaaaaattttctcctCTCGTTGGGAGACGTTCGCAAGGTGATTCACCATTAACCGCATCACCTCTGGCTCGACGAAATACGACAGACAATGCTCAGGGACATGAGAGAGTAATGTCCAGATGTGATAGTAATAAGGATACATATAATAACAGTATTATGAGTACTTCCGTTGATTCTTCCAAACGTAATACTTTACCAAATATTGGATCAATTCCAACCTCTCGTAATTCTCGAGAATCAGAAGACTGTGGGAAAATATTGCAATtgcaaaataatacaaattcgtCATCGGACAAAGAGAGATCTAGCGCACAAGCAATGTCTTCTGTTAAATTACGTTCCACTGGTTTTGATCTTCGAAGTCCAACCAACGGTAGCAACACCAAAAATTCATCGGAATCGTCTAAGTCACCGATATTAAAATCTGTTGTTAAAGGAAATAATTCTAGCAGCGATGGAAAAAATAATGGtgctcttttaaaaaataaacctATTCCTCCTGCTACAGCACCAAAGCCACGACCTTGGAGCATGGCTGCTGACAGGAAATCCG GTGAATTTAGCTTATTGAGTGATGGGTCGAGTCCAAATACGTCTGCAGGGAATACACCTGACTCTGGTGATGCTCTCGACGAATCAACTGATAGTGGTGTTAGTGGACCGGCATCATTACCACCTACATTATCAGCAAGCAGTACAGCAAGTTCACTGAGCAATACAAGTGTAGAGAAAAGATCGGTCAGAGAATTGGCAGCTAGtttaaataaaggaaaagctGACAAGAAGGAGAATG cttTAAAATAG
- the LOC122632490 gene encoding F-actin-uncapping protein LRRC16A isoform X5, which yields MSTRSQLTKDLNESVKALLGKHVKILLKNVVKLETKPDKQENRVLVFSPCRLFLLTAKVPTRIDCHFHYLEIVSIESKRANQLCLTVGERFYNFTTTSVGADTTEVDAMIEALHTAIRNIFPTVPLNYIIRKIEVIPASRLQTIRGSELARSTEATRHTGPCGGFSTQYACMCDLHGVPYREEVAWDVDTIYLSHDTRELNLRDFDHLDQKDLVPIISALEYNTWFTKLRASHLKLSHEPLERLLHVMRRSLSIQELYLDNLGVKWDFAHKLSLALISNANTMLQTIDLSYNMIEDKGASSLCGIIAKLMQGATHLSGPIGKLPKGLQKLNLAHCGLTGKGIGQIAHALSLNRSMPTSLQYLNLSENTLKDDINNLCNFLAQPNSLTHLDLSGTDTTLECLFGALLRGCATNLVHLNVARNSFSSKKTKEIPPSFKQFFTATLSLKYLNISFCKLPLEALKHLLLGLACNESTVGLELDMSGNNLGSMGAHVLESCIHGVRCIASLDISDSNMDVDLAQVITAIGKNKSIKQLYMGRNTTGMKSKHIAVVMDALVQMLQEDDCVLQALHLPDSRLKSDLYNLINALGSNTCLHTLDISGNQIGDPGARLLAKALQINNHLRTIIYDKNNITLQGYADIVHALEKNCSVRHMPFPIFDLQPCMKTSAEKTEQLAKKIQDLLQRNVTPCKYSHGQAFRLQQGFLLSSTQQMVDRLVVQTQDTIKAIAAESCDANNDINYATGLIQDADNSKQLLPRLHEVLQRRDENNPIELKLHDMANELHKVVTMYLEDSLDAMLKCANEQCPTILSQTVIRGDESEPIAVEDDVRNICKEKNHISAEFIHTTITEQAGADIINRVNELNLAVAAHVSDRTTDEVIESLSRSYKTLIGDCDSRTRSSTPDVLRPSAGSMSSGSVIGVTSATGVSMTLHGGRTSLISEVECPPETYSLENSLSHCSSEQSPMKLDYLNLATPHLSNKRKSLHGRKLRPKSVVDSVEGLSADDIPDLLPSLPKSQAEAISETEHSLTESLDSVSELPNTVGQQLQHLVKSRPRRTKTRAPTRPMLRPDQPVDGLALGEGLDVFFRPTTPTTPLISPTSDDSSLHTFPTDGSPNLSLASHKSIPPDLDKKHGCNSPMLKTLLEPTPRSRSSDNLEKFSPLVGRRSQGDSPLTASPLARRNTTDNAQGHERVMSRCDSNKDTYNNSIMSTSVDSSKRNTLPNIGSIPTSRNSRESEDCGKILQLQNNTNSSSDKERSSAQAMSSVKLRSTGFDLRSPTNGSNTKNSSESSKSPILKSVVKGNNSSSDGKNNGALLKNKPIPPATAPKPRPWSMAADRKSGEFSLLSDGSSPNTSAGNTPDSGDALDESTDSGVSGPASLPPTLSASSTASSLSNTSVEKRSVRELAASLNKGKADKKENGNGSAENG from the exons CAATTCGCAATATCTTTCCTACAGTACcattaaa ttatattataagaaagatagaagtaaTCCCAGCAAGCAGATTACAAACCATAAGAGGTAGTGAATTAGCCAGGAGCACAGAAGCAACAAGACACACTGGGCCTTGTGGTGGGTTTTCCACTcagtatgcatgtatgtgtgatTTACATGGTGTACCATATAGAGAAGAAGTTGCCTGG GATGTAGACACAATATACTTATCCCATGATACCAGAGAACTTAATTTAAGGGATTTTGACCATTTAGATCAAAAAGATTTGGTACCAATAATATCAGCCTTGGAATATAATACATGGTTTACAAAATTGAGAGCATCTCATCTTAAATTAAGCCATGAACCACTCGAAAGATTATTGCATGTTATGCGTAGGTCACTATCCATTCAAGAACTCTATCTGGATAATCTCGGAGTTAAATG GGATTTTGCACACAAATTGTCATTAGCCTTAATTTCTAATGCTAATACAATGTTACAGACAATAGATCTGTCATATAATATGATCGAGGACAAAG gaGCATCTAGCTTGTGTGGGATAATTGCCAAGTTAATGCAAG gaGCTACACATTTAAGTGGCCCTATTGGAAAATTACCAAAGGGATTACAAAAATTGAATTTGGCTCATTGTGGATTAACTGGAAAAGGCATTGGTCAAATAGCACATGCATTAAGTTTAAATAGGAGTATGCCAACTAGTCTGCAATACTTAAATCTTTCAGAAAATACTTTGAAAGATGATATTAAT aATTTATGTAACTTTCTGGCACAGCCTAATAGTTTAACACATTTAGATCTTAGCGGTACAGATACTACCTTAGAATGt ctatTTGGTGCTTTATTGCGAGGTTGTGCAACTAATCTAGTCCATCTAAATGTTGCTCGCAATTCTTTTTCAAGTAAAAAGACCAAAGAAATACCTCCCAGTTTTAAGCAATTTTTTACAGCAACACTTTCATTAAAGTACTTAAACATCTCTTTCTGTAAATTACCTCTGGAGGCATTAAAACATTTGTTACTTGGTTTGGCATGTAATGAAAGTACAGTAGGTTTAGAACTTGATATGAGTGGAAATAATTTAGGTTCTATGGGTGCTCATGTTTTGGAATCGTGTATACATGGGGTGAGATGCATAGCATCATTGGATATTTCGGACAGCA aTATGGATGTTGACTTAGCGCAAGTAATAACAGCTATAGGTAAAAACAAGTctattaaacaattatatatggGTCGAAATACGACTGGTATGAAAAGCAAACACATTGCTGTTGTAATGGATGCTTTGGTTCAAATGCTGCAAGAGGATGATTGCGTTTTACAAGCATTACACTTACCTGATTCTCGTCTTAAATCTGATCTCTATAATTTGATTAATGCTTTGGGAAGTAATACGTGTCTTCATACGTTAGACATAAGTGGAAATCAGATTGGAGATCCTGGTGCAAGATTATTAGCCAAAGCATTGCAAATCAATAATCACTTAAGAACTAtcatttatgataaaaataatattacgcTTCAAGGTTATGCAGATATCGTGCATGCTTtggaaaa AAATTGTAGTGTGAGGCATATGCCATTTCCAATTTTTGATCTACAACCGTGTATGAAGACGTCTGCTGAAAAAACAGAACAATTAGCTAAAAAAATCCAAGACTTGCTGCAAAGAAATGTTACGCCATGTAAATACAGTCATGGACAAGCATTTAGACTTCAGCAAGGTTTTTTGTTAAGTTCTACACAACAGATGGTTGATAGGCTTGTTGTTCAAACTCAGGATACTATCAAAGCTATAGCTGCAGAAAGCTGTGATgcaaataatgatattaattatgctACTGGTCTGATACAGGATGCTGATAATTCTAAACAG CTCCTTCCAAGATTACATGAAGTACTCCAAagaagagatgaaaataatccaattgaattaaaattacatgATATGGCAAACGAACTTCACAAAGTTGTTACCATGTACTTagag gattcATTAGATGCAATGCTTAAATGTGCGAATGAACAATGTCCAACAATACTTTCACAAACTGTAATTAGAGGAGATGAAAGTGAACCTATTGCAGTGGAGGATGATGTTCGTAATATttgtaaggaaaaaaatcatataagtGCAGAATTTATTCATACAACTATTACAGAACAAGCTGGTgctgatattattaatagagtCAA tgAGTTAAATTTAGCGGTTGCTGCGCATGTATCTGATAGAACCACCGACGAAGTAATCGAATCTTTGTCGCGTAGTTACAAAACTTTG ATCGGAGATTGTGATAGTCGAACAAGAAGCAGTACTCCAGACGTATTAAGACCAAGTGCAGGTTCCATGAGTAGTGGAAGTGTTATTGGTGTTACAAGTGCAACTGGTGTTTCTATGACATTGCATGGTGGAAGGACTAGTCTTATTTCAGAAGTAGAGTGTCCTCCAGAAACATATTCCTTGGAAAATTCTCTTAGTCATTGTTCCAGTGAACAATCGCCAAtg AAATTGGATTATTTGAATCTT gCAACTCCGCACTTATCTAATAAACGGAAAAGTTTACATGGGAGAAAATTAAGACCAAAATCTGTGGTAGATTCTGTAGAAGGATTGTCAGCAGATGATATACCTGATTTACTTCCATCACTGCCAAAAAGTCAGGCAGAAG CTATTTCAGAAACTGAACATTCCTTAACAGAATCGTTAGATTCTGTCTCAGAATTACCTAATACTGTAGGTCAACAATTACAACATTTAGTTAAATCTAGGCCACGAAGAACAAAAACTAGAGCACCTACAAGACCAATGTTAAGACCAGATCAACCTGTAGATGGTTTAGCTCTTGGCGAGGGACTAGATGTATTTTTCCGGCCTACTACACCGACTACACCACTTATATCACCTACAAGTGATGATag TTCTTTACATACGTTTCCAACGGATGGGAGTCCAAATTTATCTCTGGCGAGTCATAAAAGTATACCACCTGATCTAGATAAAAAGCATGGATGTAACTCACCGATGTTGAAAACGTTACTTGAACCAACACCACGTTCAAGGTCTAGCGATAacttagaaaaattttctcctCTCGTTGGGAGACGTTCGCAAGGTGATTCACCATTAACCGCATCACCTCTGGCTCGACGAAATACGACAGACAATGCTCAGGGACATGAGAGAGTAATGTCCAGATGTGATAGTAATAAGGATACATATAATAACAGTATTATGAGTACTTCCGTTGATTCTTCCAAACGTAATACTTTACCAAATATTGGATCAATTCCAACCTCTCGTAATTCTCGAGAATCAGAAGACTGTGGGAAAATATTGCAATtgcaaaataatacaaattcgtCATCGGACAAAGAGAGATCTAGCGCACAAGCAATGTCTTCTGTTAAATTACGTTCCACTGGTTTTGATCTTCGAAGTCCAACCAACGGTAGCAACACCAAAAATTCATCGGAATCGTCTAAGTCACCGATATTAAAATCTGTTGTTAAAGGAAATAATTCTAGCAGCGATGGAAAAAATAATGGtgctcttttaaaaaataaacctATTCCTCCTGCTACAGCACCAAAGCCACGACCTTGGAGCATGGCTGCTGACAGGAAATCCG GTGAATTTAGCTTATTGAGTGATGGGTCGAGTCCAAATACGTCTGCAGGGAATACACCTGACTCTGGTGATGCTCTCGACGAATCAACTGATAGTGGTGTTAGTGGACCGGCATCATTACCACCTACATTATCAGCAAGCAGTACAGCAAGTTCACTGAGCAATACAAGTGTAGAGAAAAGATCGGTCAGAGAATTGGCAGCTAGtttaaataaaggaaaagctGACAAGAAGGAGAATG GTAACGGAAGCGCCGAAAACGGTTGA